The following coding sequences lie in one Musa acuminata AAA Group cultivar baxijiao chromosome BXJ1-8, Cavendish_Baxijiao_AAA, whole genome shotgun sequence genomic window:
- the LOC135588200 gene encoding beta-glucosidase 12-like — MASACVVAVLPFVAALMGSLWGGASAHGVAASSFNSSSFPAGFVFGAASAAYQYEGAFREGGKGPSIWDTFTHHHPEKIMDRSNGDVAVDSYHRYKEDVALMKEMGVDAHRFSISWSRILPNGKLSGGVNKEGVKHYNDLIDELLSNGLQPFVTLFHWDLPQALEDQYGGFLSPFVVKDFRDFVEVCFGEFGDRVKHWITFNEPLIFSTMGYATGQTAPGRCTPILVGNCTAGNSGREPYVVAHHQLLAHAAAVKLYRDTYQGSQKGRIGITLTTTWFIPLSDSKSDVDAAQRILDFNYGWFMDPLTGGDYPFIMRALLGDRLPRFTDEESRLIKGSFDFIGLNYYTASYAYGLPLSKTGVQNYMTDSFVSSTAVRNGVPIGPQAASSWLYVYPKGIRDLLLYTKSKYNNPVIYITENGIDEVNDETVPLEEALEDKMRVEYYRGHLLYLQRAIRRGADVRGFFMWTLLDDFEWNSGYTVRFGLHYVDFKDGLKRYPKRSALWFREFLRRS; from the exons ATGGCATCTGCTTGCGTAGTTGCCGTCCTCCCCTTTGTGGCGGCACTGATGGGATCACTATGGGGAGGAGCTTCGGCGCACGGCGTCGCTGCCTCGTCTTTCAACAGTAGCTCCTTCCCTGCTGGCTTTGTCTTCGGCGCGGCCTCTGCAGCTTACCAA TACGAAGGTGCATTCCGAGAAGGTGGCAAGGGGCCGAGCATTTGGGACACCTTCACTCATCACCACCCAG AGAAAATAATGGATAGGAGCAATGGAGATGTGGCAGTAGACTCTTACCATCGTTACAAG GAAGATGTGGCGCTCATGAAAGAGATGGGAGTGGATGCCCACAGGTTTTCCATCTCTTGGTCGAGGATCTTACCAA ATGGAAAGCTCAGTGGAGGAGTCAACAAGGAAGGCGTCAAACATTACAACGATCTCATCGATGAGCTCCTGTCGAATG GTTTGCAGCCCTTCGTGACCCTCTTTCACTGGGACCTGCCTCAGGCACTGGAGGATCAGTACGGTGGTTTCTTGAGCCCATTCGTCGT CAAAGACTTCCGCGACTTCGTGGAAGTGTGCTTCGGGGAGTTCGGCGATCGGGTGAAGCACTGGATCACCTTCAACGAACCCTTGATCTTCTCCACCATGGGTTACGCTACAGGACAGACGGCACCGGGCCGATGCACCCCCATACTCGTCGGCAATTGCACTGCAGGGAACTCGGGCAGAGAGCCCTACGTGGTGGCTCACCACCAGTTGCTCGCCCACGCCGCCGCCGTGAAGCTCTACAGGGACACGTACCAG GGATCTCAGAAGGGAAGAATAGGAATCACACTGACGACCACATGGTTTATTCCACTCTCCGATTCCAAGTCCGACGTCGATGCTGCTCAAAGAATCCTAGACTTCAATTACGGATG GTTCATGGATCCTCTAACCGGAGGGGACTACCCATTCATCATGCGGGCGCTTCTCGGGGATCGCCTACCGAGGTTTACCGACGAGGAATCCAGGCTGATTAAAGGATCGTTCGACTTCATCGGCCTCAATTACTACACTGCAAGCTATGCTTACGGTCTTCCTCTCTCCAAAACCGGCGTTCAGAACTACATGACAGATTCTTTTGTCAGCAGCACCG CGGTTCGTAACGGAGTTCCGATCGGTCCTCAG GCTGCTTCCAGTTGGCTCTACGTCTACCCGAAAGGGATAAGAGATCTCTTGTTGTACACGAAATCCAAATACAACAATCCGGTGATCTACATCACGGAGAATG GTATCGATGAGGTCAACGATGAAACAGTGCCTCTCGAGGAAGCACTCGAGGATAAGATGAGGGTCGAGTACTACAGGGGGCATCTGCTCTACCTGCAGAGAGCTATCAG GAGAGGAGCAGACGTGAGGGGATTCTTCATGTGGACGCTGTTGGATGACTTCGAATGGAACTCAGGCTACACTGTAAGATTTGGACTCCATTATGTGGATTTCAAGGATGGGCTG
- the LOC135588201 gene encoding uncharacterized protein LOC135588201 isoform X1, translating to MAFHHAGPGSASGSASSSSSGFHFPNSLFGDTTYTKVFVGGLAWETKSETLRRHFEQFGETLEAVVITDKNTGRSKGYGFVTFRDPESARRACADPSPVIDGRRANCNLASLGRSRPFLPFGVRPRSGLYLGGMSVQRGPYVGSPAHQQPVPFSYQEGLPYAAYSYNLYGPEYVYPQSLLQNAYNPYTGQPYVQVYGFPGAINTSIYPFDQFGQPIPPGYTAMHGYTLPTQPIVQLGGPNVNGMASAPRPVIQAPYPAGLAAPIPAQPHVIVPAQSPQFMQGSSSDQTTV from the exons ATGGCCTTTCACCACGCGGGGCCTGGTTCGGCATCCGGATCAGCGTCGAGCTCCAGCTCCGGGTTCCACTTCCCGAATTCCCTTTTCGGGGACACCACGTACACGAAAGTCTTCGTTGGGGGCCTTGCGTGGGAGACCAAGAGCGAGACGTTGCGCCGCCACTTCGAGCAGTTCGGTGAGACCCTTGAGGCCGTCGTGATCACCGACAAGAACACCGGCAGGTCGAAGGGTTATGGTTTC GTGACTTTTCGAGACCCTGAATCTGCAAGAAGAGCATGTGCAGACCCTAGCCCAGTTATCGATGGCAGACGTGCGAACTGTAACTTGGCTTCACTTGGGCGATCTCGCCCTTTTCTTCCATTTGGCG TGCGCCCGAGGTCAGGCCTTTACCTTGGAGGTATGTCAGTCCAGCGAGGGCCATATGTTGGAAGCCCCGCTCATCAACAACCTGTTCCATTCAGCTACCAAGAAGGGTTACCATATGCTGCATATAG TTACAATCTCTATGGGCCGGAGTATGTCTATCCACAG TCTCTTTTGCAGAATGCATACAATCCTTATACAGGGCAGCCTTATGTTCAAGTTTATGGTTTTCCTGGAGCTATAAACACATCTATTTACCCATTTGATCAATTTGGCCAGCCTATTCCGCCTGGTTATACGGCAATGCATGGCTACACACTGCCAACTCAACCAATTGTGCAATTGGGTGGACCAAATGTCAATGGAATGGCAAGTGCACCTCGACCTGTTATTCAGGCACCCTATCCAGCTG GATTAGCAGCCCCAATTCCAGCACAACCACATGTCATAGTTCCTGCTCAGTCACCACAGTTTATGCAGGGCAGCAGTTCAGATCAAACGACAGTTTAA
- the LOC103996374 gene encoding polygalacturonase inhibitor-like, protein MSPPTTILCGALLFFLLVSSTLPAASFDCDAGDRAALLKIKKGLGNPRQLNSWIPATNCCNWYHVGCDSQSGRVVSLQLRDTYGVVADKVPAAIGDLPLLQVLALKNMPGLSGPIPRSFAKLRYLAGIFIKNNSINGTIPRFFSNLPELRVIDLSDNKFTGPIPPGLSHGETPFLVLRNNLLTGEIPASYGDVEYTTFDVSHNRLTGSASFLFKNRSRSTFDISLSWNQLEFDITEAALPVKLRTLDVSHNRIRGGVPKALEDNYYMYRLNLSYNQLCGEIPTAGAMEAFGADSFLHNKCLCGPPLPPCRH, encoded by the coding sequence ATGTCTCCCCCCACCACCATCCTCTGCGGTgcgctcctcttcttcctcctcgtctcctcGACCCTCCCGGCCGCGTCCTTTGACTGTGACGCGGGTGACCGCGCCGCCCTCCTCAAGATCAAGAAGGGCCTCGGCAACCCTCGCCAGCTCAACAGTTGGATCCCCGCCACCAACTGCTGCAACTGGTACCACGTCGGATGCGACTCGCAGAGCGGCCGGGTCGTGTCCCTCCAACTCAGAGACACCTACGGCGTGGTCGCTGACAAGGTGCCGGCGGCCATCGGGGACCTCCCCTTGCTTCAGGTGCTGGCCCTAAAGAACATGCCCGGCCTCTCCGGCCCCATCCCCCGTTCCTTCGCCAAACTCAGGTACCTCGCCGGCATCTTTATCAAGAACAACTCCATCAACGGCACAATCCCCCGCTTCTTCAGCAACCTCCCCGAACTCAGGGTGATCGACCTCAGCGACAACAAGTTCACCGGCCCCATCCCGCCAGGCCTGTCGCACGGGGAGACCCCGTTCCTCGTCCTCCGCAACAACTTGCTGACGGGGGAGATCCCCGCGTCCTATGGCGACGTGGAGTACACCACCTTCGACGTCTCGCACAACCGGCTCACTGGGAGCGCATCGTTCTTGTTCAAGAACAGGTCAAGGTCGACGTTTGACATCAGCCTGTCGTGGAACCAGCTGGAGTTCGACATTACGGAGGCAGCGCTTCCGGTGAAGCTGCGGACGCTGGATGTGAGCCACAACCGGATCCGGGGCGGCGTCCCCAAGGCGCTGGAGGACAACTACTACATGTACCGCCTCAACCTTTCGTACAACCAGTTGTGCGGCGAGATCCCGACGGCCGGCGCCATGGAGGCGTTTGGTGCCGACAGCTTCCTCCACAACAAGTGCCTCTGCGGACCGCCGCTGCCACCATGTCGCCACTGA
- the LOC135588201 gene encoding uncharacterized protein LOC135588201 isoform X2 → MAFHHAGPGSASGSASSSSSGFHFPNSLFGDTTYTKVFVGGLAWETKSETLRRHFEQFGETLEAVVITDKNTGRSKGYGFVTFRDPESARRACADPSPVIDGRRANCNLASLGRSRPFLPFGVRPRSGLYLGGMSVQRGPYVGSPAHQQPVPFSYQEGLPYAAYSYNLYGPEYVYPQNAYNPYTGQPYVQVYGFPGAINTSIYPFDQFGQPIPPGYTAMHGYTLPTQPIVQLGGPNVNGMASAPRPVIQAPYPAGLAAPIPAQPHVIVPAQSPQFMQGSSSDQTTV, encoded by the exons ATGGCCTTTCACCACGCGGGGCCTGGTTCGGCATCCGGATCAGCGTCGAGCTCCAGCTCCGGGTTCCACTTCCCGAATTCCCTTTTCGGGGACACCACGTACACGAAAGTCTTCGTTGGGGGCCTTGCGTGGGAGACCAAGAGCGAGACGTTGCGCCGCCACTTCGAGCAGTTCGGTGAGACCCTTGAGGCCGTCGTGATCACCGACAAGAACACCGGCAGGTCGAAGGGTTATGGTTTC GTGACTTTTCGAGACCCTGAATCTGCAAGAAGAGCATGTGCAGACCCTAGCCCAGTTATCGATGGCAGACGTGCGAACTGTAACTTGGCTTCACTTGGGCGATCTCGCCCTTTTCTTCCATTTGGCG TGCGCCCGAGGTCAGGCCTTTACCTTGGAGGTATGTCAGTCCAGCGAGGGCCATATGTTGGAAGCCCCGCTCATCAACAACCTGTTCCATTCAGCTACCAAGAAGGGTTACCATATGCTGCATATAG TTACAATCTCTATGGGCCGGAGTATGTCTATCCACAG AATGCATACAATCCTTATACAGGGCAGCCTTATGTTCAAGTTTATGGTTTTCCTGGAGCTATAAACACATCTATTTACCCATTTGATCAATTTGGCCAGCCTATTCCGCCTGGTTATACGGCAATGCATGGCTACACACTGCCAACTCAACCAATTGTGCAATTGGGTGGACCAAATGTCAATGGAATGGCAAGTGCACCTCGACCTGTTATTCAGGCACCCTATCCAGCTG GATTAGCAGCCCCAATTCCAGCACAACCACATGTCATAGTTCCTGCTCAGTCACCACAGTTTATGCAGGGCAGCAGTTCAGATCAAACGACAGTTTAA
- the LOC135680408 gene encoding VQ motif-containing protein 25-like, with translation MEFEGCVAVAAGRPTTVKKPKPKTRILHVFPPEIIKTDAANFRELVQRLTGKPVTRASSNRRKKKKEDEAGCVGLEGEVAPSCEQVGLWRGTQEPGSGGGAKVELEEKDSGGFSWEFGEIESFLHELSDVSWLPSCTSPANNS, from the coding sequence ATGGAGTTCGAGGGGTGCGTTGCAGTGGCTGCAGGGCGGCCGACGACGGTCAAGAAGCCGAAGCCGAAGACAAGGATCTTACACGTGTTCCCGCCGGAGATCATAAAGACGGATGCTGCAAACTTCCGCGAGCTCGTGCAGAGGCTCACCGGAAAGCCGGTGACGCGAGCTAGCAGCaacaggaggaagaagaagaaagaggacgaGGCTGGTTGCGTGGGGCTCGAGGGAGAGGTGGCTCCGAGCTGCGAGCAAGTGGGACTGTGGAGGGGGACGCAGGAGCCCGGAAGTGGGGGAGGAGCGAAGGTTGAGTTGGAGGAGAAGGATTCCGGTGGCTTCTCTTGGGAGTTTGGAGAGATCGAGAGCTTCCTCCATGAACTCAGTGATGTCTCGTGGCTTCCTTCGTGTACTTCCCCAGCTAATAACAGTtag
- the LOC103996375 gene encoding uncharacterized protein LOC103996375, which produces MASSTLAGGRIETMKVSVRFPEDRPALVRAKIPVCVLGLPFISGAAAAVGDARELRLDLSTAFGAGPSFRLSYRPNDPHKPFSLVLKTGAGPLGSPAGGSPLAMSAEFGLFGARPTFSLLLKPRFGDFTFKKSVAAAPAAASPAVEVKVAPVGDGCGIEAPVVEFRPGGGIHAGRKLNGFPIDVSAFSAGSRGGIDGLLSGFEVSARSVLPLPNRTAIHFKWGLRVPPELRTAFDDPMARISLSKLPLLAMRKISIERLTDDQNVQKKNPAAATEAMDACALVRQEIEALQSESKLLRGAVEDLRAEVGGWKFTAAGTNGRSPSNTGKHKGINEELMKPAFMSSSTTAV; this is translated from the coding sequence ATGGCATCGTCAACCCTAGCCGGTGGTAGGATCGAGACGATGAAGGTATCGGTCAGGTTCCCAGAGGACCGGCCGGCCCTGGTGCGGGCCAAGATCCCCGTCTGCGTACTCGGCCTGCCTTTCATCTctggcgccgccgccgccgtcggcgACGCCCGCGAGCTCCGGCTCGACCTCTCCACCGCCTTTGGCGCCGGCCCCTCCTTCCGCCTCTCCTACCGCCCCAACGACCCCCACAAACCCTTCTCCCTCGTCCTCAAGACCGGCGCTGGCCCCCTCGGCTCCCCCGCCGGGGGTTCCCCTCTCGCCATGTCCGCCGAGTTTGGCCTCTTCGGCGCCCGACCAACTTTCTCCCTCCTCCTCAAGCCTCGCTTCGGCGACTTCACATTCAAGAAATCCGTTGCTGCCGCCCCCGCGGCCGCCTCCCCGGCCGTGGAGGTCAAGGTCGCACCCGTTGGTGACGGCTGCGGGATCGAGGCGCCGGTTGTGGAGTTCCGGCCGGGTGGTGGGATCCACGCCGGGAGGAAGTTGAATGGCTTCCCCATCGACGTCTCCGCCTTTTCCGCCGGCAGCAGAGGCGGGATTGATGGGCTGCTCTCCGGGTTTGAGGTCAGCGCCAGGAGCGTCCTTCCGCTCCCGAATCGCACCGCTATCCACTTCAAATGGGGTCTGAGAGTGCCGCCGGAGCTCCGCACTGCCTTCGATGATCCGATGGCTCGGATCTCGCTGAGCAAGCTCCCACTCCTCGCCATGAGAAAGATCTCGATCGAACGTTTGACGGATGACCAGAATGTGCAGAAGAAGAATCCCGCTGCTGCCACTGAGGCAATGGATGCGTGCGCCTTGGTGAGGCAGGAGATCGAGGCTCTGCAATCTGAGAGCAAGCTGCTGAGGGGGGCCGTGGAGGACCTCAGGGCAGAGGTTGGAGGCTGGAAGTTCACTGCGGCAGGGACCAATGGGCGTTCACCAAGTAACACTGGGAAGCACAAGGGCATCAATGAGGAGCTAATGAAGCCTGCATTCATGAGTTCCTCCACCACGGCAGTCTGA